GAATATCAAATTCTGTAGCTTTGGTCACAAGTAGGTGTGGCATTTTTCTGTCATCCGTGGCATATGCCAGAGCAAATTACCATCATTTATCACAAGCATGCTGTAATTTCTTTAAACAAGGCTGAGAccaagtttcatttaaaaatgattacattttatgAGGCTCTGTTTTATCAGCCAAATGCATCCCGTTAAGCCTGGGTGTTTCCTCATGAGACATAATATATGATAAAGCACCCAAAAATGcaaactaaatatttgttgactaatcAATTTTGTTTTACAACTTGATCATTTAGACTTTTAAATTAGTTTGCTGCTTTCTTGATTCCTAGTGTATTAaagtaaaatcaattttaattctttagactttattcttaaatttgttattttaaaaagacaaattttaccCACCAGGGCACAGATATTGCAATGTAAAAGGCACTTCtttgttactgtctttttttgtttatttgttttgtttttgtttttgtttgtgttttgtttttttgtcatttgtttgtttttaggaaatagaaCATGTTCTATCTCTTCCTAAGTCATGAAAATACTCTGGAGAATAATATTAGTTAATATCTTAGATTTTTCTTATGGATTATAAACAAAACCAGGTGGTAACAAAACTTTATTAAACAGATTACTTGCCTGCAATgaccaaaataaagcaaaaaccagAGTGCAACAACGACAAAAGTCATGTCTTGGGTACAAAGAATTCCGAAGGGCACACTCATGTTCTCAGGTATTGATGGTACAACTTGACTTACTGAGgcgtggaaaaaagaaaaacaggaaagaggCAAAGATGGTAGATTTTATCTctaactgacttttttttccaaaaacacaGAGGTGCTCATctttaatatgtaaattattcAGGGAAGCATAGGATGCTTGCGGAGAACTAACATGAGcactaagaatattttttttatttagaaaaagagaaatctttgaTGTTAacatttacattaaatttatgcacacatttaaaaatcaatgactcTATTTGTTAGATGCAAGTTACTCTCACATAGTCTGAATCAACCTACAAAATGGGCTCATACCAGAAAAAGAATACTGTGATCAGAGCAGTGATTTCTTGGGTTAACTACAAATGgctcatctttaaaaaagcatgtaTGTAAAGCTCACCCAATGTACCTATGGTACTATCAAAACTAAAGAGAAGGGTGAGCTGGGATGGCAGCATTGGAGTAAAGCTGGTGGACCCAGCCTCAATTTATAGAATGCTAGTGATTATCTCATCTAGCTTCTGTATTCTGCAGCCAGGAAAACTGAATCTTCACACTTGGGAAGTAGGTTTCTCAAGGACACAGCAGAAAAGTGGCTCTAAGTCTCATGAGGGTGACCACAAGGTCTAACTTGCTCACATCACTACCCCATTGCACAGCTCCTGTACATGGCAGGTGTTGTACAAATATTTTGTGCAGgccaatgaatgaaaaaatgattatataaataagcaaatgaatgagGGAGACAATGGCAGAGCTGGGCTAGCCTATACTTGCAGGACCAGAAGTTTGACAGCATCTGGGCAATTAGGATCATGAGTAGTTACCTAGTCCCTCAAACATGCTCTAGTTGGAGTCATGGGGGTTAAAGAGGCAATGCCAGGTGCCTATAGAAGCTGATCCACCATGGAACATTTAATTctctttaatcttttaatttatcCGTGGTATTGCTTATTCAGTAGAGTTACAGCTCTTTGAAGAGACTCTGTCAACTCCACCACGGCATGCTTAACTTACTGAATTGCACTACACATAACACTGCTCCCATCTACATTACGTCTTTGGGTTCGATGATGAGCAAAGACACTTGTTTCTACCTCACCCTCACTACCTGAACACTCAATAACAGGCACTTGGAACAATAATAGCGTTCACTCTAAAGGCTGAGTTTTCAGAAATGCAGGGGAGCAGGACAGGGTAAAAGTGAGAGGGGTGGAGGCTGTGAACATTTAAACTGcttgatgaaagaagaaaagctgTTAGACTTGTTGTAATTGGAACAGCATGTGTAGGCCTCAAAGGAATACTCAGGCAATTGGAAAGTACCTTTTCAGGTACAGGGCAAAGGGAGGAAGTCAACAGCAGGTGTTGGTGTGCAAACAAGTCAAATTTAGGTGAAAGAAGGGTAGGCATGTTTCATTATGGATTCTTGGGAGCTGTTCTCTGCAGATTTAAGTGGGTAATTGAGAGTGACATTTAAAGTGGCAGGAGACAGTCTGGGCAAGAGCTTCTGTATTCCAAATAGGTTCAAGTGCAAGAGAAGTCTTTGTAAACAGAGTTTATGGCAGTCTTTTGTGATAGAAGAGGGGTCACTAAGACTGCTTAGGGACCCAGGTAAACTTCCAACCTCCCTCCTCATCTCGACAAACAAAGGCTTGTCCCTGGTGGAAGGAATGAGTTTTCACATTACAGTGAGGGCTCAGGGATGTGGAAAAGGCCATCTCTGTTTTATTGGGTGACACATCAGAAGTATAGTAAGGAGGAGTTTGCAGCCCTCCTGGAGGGTTTGAAAGTTGAGAAAGGAAGTGGAAATCTTCCCTGGGCCTGGCAGTGCTATGTGAGGGGGTTGCTCCATCACCTCCATAGTTAATTGGCAGATCCTCCCTGGGGATATTTTCATAATCAACTGCACCATCCAGAAATGAGGGAAATGTGCTGGCAGTTCTTCTGGGATGAGAAAAGAAGGCACTGTAGTTAGCTGATAAAGTGTCATCGATGGTGTTGAGGTCTTTTAACCCAAGTGTCTGAAGAACCCAGGGATCCACAGGGGGCCCAGGTTGTTCTTCACAGTTAGCAAATTCACTAGAGAGGTTTCTCTTGGCATTTTTGTGATGGGGGATCTCAGGAGGAAAATATCTTTGCTCTCtgggtttcctctttctctttctgaattgTCCACATGCTTTGGAGAACTCATCTGATGACAGCAATTTCTAGGGAAGtagcatttgaaaatatatggTCAGATAGTCAACCAAGATAATTTTCTTTACATTGTCTGCTTAAAACTCCTCCAAATACTTACTAGTCCCCTTAATTCCTtagaaaatgtgattaaaattctattctctctctctctctctcatgtgtgcacatgagagagcgagcgagcaaaAGTGATTAGATTAGCTTGTTTCTAAATTAACATCTATAATGACAAGTTACTACCTAGAAACCATAACTCATGTTTTACTAATCATataaaacttgaaagaaagaaagaatgtctttaaattttcaattcagagaagtaattattataataatgacaataatagcaACTATCAtgtattgaacacctactatatgcataatattctcattttataaaatccCCTttagtgaggaaactgagacacaggcaTATTAGCGACTTACTAAGGGTCATGCAGCCTTGATTAAATGTAAGCCATCTGAATCTAGACAGAGTAACTGATTGAAACAATATCTAACACTGCTTCTTCTTATTTCATTAACTTTCATAGTACTCTCAAGTGACATGT
The Canis aureus isolate CA01 chromosome 31, VMU_Caureus_v.1.0, whole genome shotgun sequence genome window above contains:
- the GMNC gene encoding geminin coiled-coil domain-containing protein 1, with amino-acid sequence MYLVISGMYPYIRTSIPNHLDHPRIQQPLKPEEGERKEWDQYFVGGQSYNCPYSTTTSESSVDVSTETWVSFWAAGLLDDREPQQAPQAQESSSDSNYPVPNSCSWEEAQLSSQLYRNKQLQDTLVQKEEELARLHEENNHLRQYLNSAVVKCLEEKAKKLLSSDEFSKACGQFRKRKRKPREQRYFPPEIPHHKNAKRNLSSEFANCEEQPGPPVDPWVLQTLGLKDLNTIDDTLSANYSAFFSHPRRTASTFPSFLDGAVDYENIPREDLPINYGGDGATPSHSTARPREDFHFLSQLSNPPGGLQTPPYYTSDVSPNKTEMAFSTSLSPHCNVKTHSFHQGQAFVCRDEEGGWKFTWVPKQS